AGTTCATGGAAGCTCTAAACGGATCGCCAACGACCGATCCGCCTTTTTCCAGGGCGGTTCGCCAGGAACGAATCGCCGAATACGTGTTGCAACATTCTTCCGTTCGGGTCCAGGAACTTGCTGTGAGGTTCAACGTCAGCATCATGACGATCCACCGGGACCTCGAAGACCTGAAACGGCAGGGCGTACTGCGCAAAGTACGAGGCGGCGCCACCGCCCGACCGTCGAGCCTTTTCGAGAGCGACATCCGTTACCGGATCAGCGTAACCCCATGCGAAAAGGCGGCCATCGCGCGCGCGGCCTCCCGGCTGGTCGAACCCGGACAGGCGGTGATGCTCGATGACTCAACCACCTCGCTCGCATTCGCGAAGCTCCTACCTGCGTTCGAGTACCTGACGGTTATCACCAATTCGCTTTCCGTCCTGCGCGAGCTCAGCCCTCACAAGCACGTTCATTTGG
This DNA window, taken from Verrucomicrobiota bacterium, encodes the following:
- a CDS encoding DeoR/GlpR transcriptional regulator, which translates into the protein MEALNGSPTTDPPFSRAVRQERIAEYVLQHSSVRVQELAVRFNVSIMTIHRDLEDLKRQGVLRKVRGGATARPSSLFESDIRYRISVTPCEKAAIARAASRLVEPGQAVMLDDSTTSLAFAKLLPAFEYLTVITNSLSVLRELSPHKHVHLVALGGDYLPQYDAFAGILCEQAITSLRVNLLFTSTSAVLDLVAYHQEQGIIQVKRAMINSAERSILLVDSTKFGRSALHQLARLQDFDLVIVDDRLASPALQGMRNAGVNVELATVDDST